A single region of the Candidatus Protochlamydia amoebophila UWE25 genome encodes:
- a CDS encoding NUDIX hydrolase has translation MQNSKKTFAIPFVEETTLAFEESFIKIKRDRLRLAHEDPYSYYTLITPPQAVVVLARTADGYYVLNEEYRHPTKKMLLCFPGGFIDDNENPLAAAKRELEEETGYTAESFHLLGSAYPYPGISGQKTFYVKALGAKFNTSPRLEPSEIIQTRLCSFDQLKEMISKNAELDGTLCTALFFNSLSESTS, from the coding sequence ATGCAGAACTCTAAAAAAACTTTCGCCATTCCTTTTGTCGAAGAAACGACGCTTGCTTTCGAAGAATCGTTCATTAAAATCAAACGAGATCGTTTACGCCTCGCCCATGAAGATCCCTACTCTTATTATACACTCATTACTCCTCCTCAAGCTGTTGTTGTTCTAGCCAGAACTGCTGATGGCTATTATGTATTAAATGAAGAATACCGCCATCCGACAAAAAAGATGTTACTATGTTTTCCTGGTGGATTTATAGATGACAATGAAAATCCTCTGGCCGCTGCGAAGAGAGAGTTGGAAGAAGAAACAGGTTATACAGCTGAAAGCTTTCACCTCTTAGGAAGTGCTTACCCTTATCCAGGAATTAGCGGACAAAAAACTTTTTATGTTAAAGCTCTTGGAGCTAAATTTAATACGTCACCGCGGTTAGAACCCTCAGAAATTATTCAAACTCGTTTATGTTCTTTCGATCAACTTAAAGAGATGATTTCCAAAAATGCTGAACTAGACGGCACTCTTTGCACTGCTTTGTTTTTTAACTCTTTATCTGAATCCACTTCTTAA
- a CDS encoding BTB/POZ domain-containing protein, with product MVILITYYNNPISKHNSLTTNTNTCSSYKSNNYLKFSERINLLCTTIFQCFLNLFFNCIPRDQLQSQWKEVFWGRKVTVNRKFMEHRLSSDPTSLSKIENKLLRNSSVTLEEIDESTIPSSNLLPLSQEFKLSFQNNTFLTITSSQKSLLMEKSPYFQGLWSGNFKETFQHPLALTQKEFTRLINCLLDANFKVPVEDITSFIQLADYYQLTDVVKNLEKQLLDAYKSDKFELFNSSEDRLVELKEFLDFAERFQLNILKNYLQLTVVNLLLKQTPHLKEFEKILNYFSNEIEGLNFSENAYLTDAHLLALKNCKNLKVLQLQSCHHLTDTGLACLPSLTNLQYLNLNGCKKLTDAGLAHLTPLVNLQYLDLGFCDKLTSKGLGHFKSLIALQHLNLSGCKFIRDNGLAHLTPLVALQYLNLSQCTFLTDAGLAHLVPLVALKHLDLSWCNSLTNAGLAHLVHLVALQYLNLSGCIYLSEAGLAHLAPLTSLQHLNLEDCEHFTNARFRLAHFKALLAATN from the coding sequence GTGGTAATTTTGATTACTTATTATAATAATCCAATTTCTAAACATAATAGTCTCACTACCAATACAAATACCTGCTCTAGCTATAAATCGAACAACTATTTAAAATTTTCTGAGCGTATTAATTTACTTTGTACAACAATTTTCCAATGTTTCCTCAACTTATTCTTTAATTGTATCCCTAGAGATCAACTTCAATCTCAATGGAAAGAAGTTTTTTGGGGAAGAAAAGTAACTGTTAATCGCAAATTTATGGAACATCGCCTATCATCCGATCCAACTTCACTAAGTAAGATTGAAAATAAGCTTTTAAGAAATTCTTCAGTTACCCTAGAAGAAATTGATGAATCAACAATCCCATCTTCTAATCTTTTACCTTTATCTCAAGAATTTAAATTGAGCTTTCAAAACAACACTTTTCTAACTATTACAAGTTCCCAAAAGTCTTTATTAATGGAAAAATCGCCCTATTTTCAAGGTCTTTGGTCAGGAAATTTTAAAGAAACTTTTCAACATCCTCTTGCTTTGACACAAAAAGAATTTACTCGTCTAATCAATTGCCTATTGGATGCTAACTTTAAAGTTCCTGTGGAAGACATTACTTCTTTCATTCAACTAGCTGATTATTATCAACTGACAGATGTTGTAAAAAATTTAGAAAAACAGCTGCTTGATGCATACAAATCAGATAAATTTGAGCTATTTAATTCCAGCGAAGACAGACTAGTAGAATTAAAAGAATTTTTAGATTTTGCTGAGCGATTTCAATTAAATATTTTAAAAAATTATTTACAGCTTACAGTGGTGAATTTATTGTTAAAGCAAACTCCTCATTTAAAGGAGTTTGAAAAAATTTTAAATTATTTTTCAAATGAGATAGAAGGACTTAATTTTTCAGAAAATGCCTATTTAACTGACGCTCATCTTTTAGCATTAAAAAATTGTAAAAATTTAAAAGTGCTTCAACTTCAGTCATGCCACCATCTCACTGACACAGGTCTAGCATGTTTGCCATCTTTAACAAATTTACAGTATTTAAATTTGAACGGTTGTAAAAAACTTACTGACGCTGGATTAGCGCATTTAACACCCTTAGTGAATTTACAATATTTAGACCTGGGCTTTTGCGATAAGCTCACTAGTAAAGGATTAGGGCATTTTAAATCCTTAATAGCTTTACAACATTTGAACTTGAGTGGGTGTAAATTTATTAGGGACAACGGGTTAGCGCATTTAACACCCTTAGTGGCTTTACAATACTTGAACTTGAGCCAGTGCACTTTTCTTACTGACGCAGGATTAGCACATTTGGTACCACTAGTAGCTTTAAAACATTTAGATCTAAGCTGGTGCAATAGCCTTACCAATGCTGGATTAGCACATTTAGTACACTTAGTGGCTTTACAATATTTAAATCTGAGCGGATGCATTTATCTTTCTGAAGCTGGGCTAGCACATTTGGCGCCTTTAACTAGTTTACAGCATTTGAATTTGGAAGATTGCGAACATTTTACAAATGCTAGATTTAGATTAGCGCATTTTAAAGCTTTATTAGCCGCTACAAATTGA
- a CDS encoding IS3 family transposase — MHKSHARENKDLKERIFQISLKHKSYGYRRISALLKREGCSVNHKNVYRL; from the coding sequence ATGCATAAAAGTCATGCTCGAGAGAACAAAGACTTAAAAGAGCGTATTTTTCAGATTTCTTTAAAGCATAAAAGCTATGGCTATAGAAGAATCTCCGCTCTTCTTAAAAGAGAAGGATGCTCGGTAAATCATAAAAATGTTTATCGCCTATAA